The Eriocheir sinensis breed Jianghai 21 chromosome 21, ASM2467909v1, whole genome shotgun sequence genome includes a region encoding these proteins:
- the LOC127001523 gene encoding uncharacterized protein LOC127001523 isoform X9, with translation MREVFHETLKDSGNTMATRQRLLQAVSPGLELGGAAWDGGRGWLHRAWRRVVGVCLFMVVASFSFFVVSSPYRARITDLTSQKDPRESFDLPKGFLVHSPSCSIPDLDPHDPSIKRLISHPKPIICRGPPAFTSARGATLHLHQDILLRHLHVIQQTYWDKLTTTTTTSVYPAAYSSSKALPSSSSSSSTTEGRRVKVSVDAVRCCYKGMHRVEQTREKAGGAADRRWRYNEACQPFNASGTEVQEDAALVVCSIGEIVVYKNVHYFFRKRENAPVPSVQEGAENPPLGTPGATPSSSERQGRVEGAEKLSVIFIGTDAASRLNMLRFLPKTYEYLTQELGALDLLGFNKVGHNTFPNLVAHLGGYFSEEVDKTCITKSRHHDDCHWVWKDFKRNGYVTAYMEDAPGMGTFHYLRPGFISQPTDFYSRPFFLASAKEIGQGRRCQGSELSLKVIQDYSLEFSRTFLDTPSFGFFWSSSITHDAVNALHHADEPYLQYLMELEEMGALNHTAVFFVSDHGMHYGKFRATYMGMMEVRLPYIVIYLPPWFRKKYHQAYANVVTNTHRLTANFDVHETMLDLAYGRFADLDHVTSTPSEARRGISLFRSVPWNRTCADAAIPQDFCACQNTVEVAKDDQRLYPAAEFLRDFLNELLRPYPQCEQFSKVEVNSARVYHIDEELKQKELQSEVRTYLLQATLSPGRVVVEASLRHSQQDNAFKMLGSVSRVSKYGDTSGCIRHDLLRQYCYCRDQKNAQRLFNEFLKMQDGEEVGAALRKGGRRNAA, from the exons ATGAGAGAAGTTTTTCATGAGACACTGAAAGATAGCGGGAACACGATGGCTACCAGGCAGCGTCTCCTTCAGGCTGTGA GCCCCGGGCTGGAGTTGGGCGGGGCAGCGTGGGACGGTGGGCGTGGCTGGCTGCATCGGGCGTGGCGGCGAGTCGTGGGCGTGTGCCTGTTCATGGTGGtcgcatccttctccttcttcgtcgtcTCGTCGCCGTACCGTGCCCGCATCACTGACCTGA CCAGCCAGAAGGATCCTCGAGAGTCCTTCGACCTCCCCAAGGGCTTCCTGGTGCACTCCCCGAGCTGCAGCATCCCTGACTTGGACCCTCATGACCCCAGCATCAAGAGGCTCATCAGTCACCCCAAGCCC ATAATATGCAGGGGGCCCCCAGCCTTCACCTCAGCACGGGGCGccacccttcacctccaccaggacatcctcctccgccacctccacgTCATCCAGCAAACCTACTGGGAcaaacttaccaccaccaccaccacatcagtcTATCCAGCAGCCTACAGTTCATCGAAAGCAttgccatcatcgtcatcatcgtcatccaccacggagggaaggagggtgaaggtgaGCGTGGATGCGGTGAGGTGCTGCTACAAGGGCATGCACCGGGTGGAGCAGACGAGGGAAAAGGCTGGTGGCGCTGCAGACCGCCGCTGGAG gtACAACGAAGCGTGCCAGCCGTTCAACGCCAGCGGGACGGAGGTGCAGGAGGACGCGGCGCTCGTCGTGTGTAGCATCGGAGAGATCGTCGTTTACAAAAACGTCCATTACTTTTTCCGCAAGAGAGAGAATGCACCGGTTCCATCTGTCCAAGAGGGCGCTGAAAACCCACCTCTGGGAACGCCTGGTGCCACCCCCTCGTCCAGCGAGAggcaggggagggtggagggagccGAAAAGCTAAGCGTCATCTTCATCGGCACGGACGCCGCCTCGCGCCTCAACATGCTGCGCTTCCTGCCCAAGACCTACGAGTACCTGACGCAGGAGCTGGGCGCGCTGGACCTGCTGGGCTTCAACAAAGTTGGCCACAATACCTTCCCCAACCTCGTGGCCCACCTGGGGGGGTACTTCTCGGAGGAGGTGGACAAGACCTGCATCACTAAAAGCCGCCACCACGATGACTGCCACTGGGTCTGGAAGGACTTCAAGAGGAACGGCTACGTCACGGCGTATATGGAG GACGCCCCTGGGATGGGCACATTCCACTACCTCCGCCCGGGCTTCATCTCACAACCCACTGACTTCTACAGCCGCCCCTTCTTCCTCGCCTCGGCGAAGGAGATCGGGCAGGGCCGCAGGTGTCAGGGGTCGGAGCTCAGCCTCAAG GTGATTCAGGACTATTCCCTCGAGTTCTCACGAACCTTCCTCGACACGCCTTCCTTCGGCTTCTTCTGGTCGTCGAGCATCACCCACGACGCCGTCAATGCACTCCACCACGCCGACGAGCCCTACTTGCAGTACCTGATGGAGCTGGAGGAGATGGGCGCCCTCAACCACACCGCCGTTTTCTTCGTCAGCGACCACGGCATGCATTATGGCAAATTCAGGGCCACGTACATGGGCATGATGGAAGTGCGGTTGCCATACATTGTTATCTACCTCCCGCCCTGGTTCAGGAAGAA gtACCACCAAGCGTATGCCAACGTCGTGACCAACACGCACCGCCTCACAGCAAACTTCGACGTCCACGAGACCATGCTTGACCTCGCTTATGGCCGCTTCGCTGACCTCGACCACGTGACCTCCACGCCCTCAGAAGCCAGACGGGGCATCAGCCTCTTCAGG aGCGTGCCGTGGAACAGGACCTGCGCGGATGCCGCCATTCCACAGGACTTCTGCGCATGTCAGAACACAGTTGAGGTGGCCAAGGACGACCAGAGACTGTACCCCGCCGCAGAATTCCTCAGGGACTTCCTCAACGAGCTGCTGCGGCCTTACCCCCAGTGCGAGCAGTTCTCCAAG GTGGAGGTGAATTCGGCGCGCGTGTACCACATCGACGAGGAGCTGAAGCAGAAGGAGTTGCAGAGTGAGGTGCGGACCTACCTCCTGCAGGCGACCCTCAGCCCAGGGCGCGTGGTGGTGGAGGCCTCCCTCAGACACAGCCAGCAGGACAACGCCTTTAAG ATGCTGGGCTCGGTGTCCCGCGTAAGCAAGTACGGAGACACGAGTGGCTGCATCCGACATGACCTGCTGAGGCAGTACTGTTACTGCCGCGACCAAAAAAATGCCCAACGGCTCTTCAATGAGTTCCTCAAGATGCAGGACGGGGAGGAGGTCGGTGCGGCGCTCAGGAAAGGCGGGAGGAGGAATGCTGCGTGA
- the LOC127001523 gene encoding uncharacterized protein LOC127001523 isoform X8 — MREVFHETLKDSGNTMATRQRLLQAVSPGLELGGAAWDGGRGWLHRAWRRVVGVCLFMVVASFSFFVVSSPYRARITDLMLTLPKLSPRSPSPASQKDPRESFDLPKGFLVHSPSCSIPDLDPHDPSIKRLISHPKPIICRGPPAFTSARGATLHLHQDILLRHLHVIQQTYWDKLTTTTTTSVYPAAYSSSKALPSSSSSSSTTEGRRVKVSVDAVRCCYKGMHRVEQTREKAGGAADRRWRYNEACQPFNASGTEVQEDAALVVCSIGEIVVYKNVHYFFRKRENAPVPSVQEGAENPPLGTPGATPSSSERQGRVEGAEKLSVIFIGTDAASRLNMLRFLPKTYEYLTQELGALDLLGFNKVGHNTFPNLVAHLGGYFSEEVDKTCITKSRHHDDCHWVWKDFKRNGYVTAYMEDAPGMGTFHYLRPGFISQPTDFYSRPFFLASAKEIGQGRRCQGSELSLKVIQDYSLEFSRTFLDTPSFGFFWSSSITHDAVNALHHADEPYLQYLMELEEMGALNHTAVFFVSDHGMHYGKFRATYMGMMEVRLPYIVIYLPPWFRKKYHQAYANVVTNTHRLTANFDVHETMLDLAYGRFADLDHVTSTPSEARRGISLFRSVPWNRTCADAAIPQDFCACQNTVEVAKDDQRLYPAAEFLRDFLNELLRPYPQCEQFSKVEVNSARVYHIDEELKQKELQSEVRTYLLQATLSPGRVVVEASLRHSQQDNAFKMLGSVSRVSKYGDTSGCIRHDLLRQYCYCRDQKNAQRLFNEFLKMQDGEEVGAALRKGGRRNAA; from the exons ATGAGAGAAGTTTTTCATGAGACACTGAAAGATAGCGGGAACACGATGGCTACCAGGCAGCGTCTCCTTCAGGCTGTGA GCCCCGGGCTGGAGTTGGGCGGGGCAGCGTGGGACGGTGGGCGTGGCTGGCTGCATCGGGCGTGGCGGCGAGTCGTGGGCGTGTGCCTGTTCATGGTGGtcgcatccttctccttcttcgtcgtcTCGTCGCCGTACCGTGCCCGCATCACTGACCTGA TGCTAACGCTGCCAAAACTATCACCACGATCACCATCACCAGCCAGCCAGAAGGATCCTCGAGAGTCCTTCGACCTCCCCAAGGGCTTCCTGGTGCACTCCCCGAGCTGCAGCATCCCTGACTTGGACCCTCATGACCCCAGCATCAAGAGGCTCATCAGTCACCCCAAGCCC ATAATATGCAGGGGGCCCCCAGCCTTCACCTCAGCACGGGGCGccacccttcacctccaccaggacatcctcctccgccacctccacgTCATCCAGCAAACCTACTGGGAcaaacttaccaccaccaccaccacatcagtcTATCCAGCAGCCTACAGTTCATCGAAAGCAttgccatcatcgtcatcatcgtcatccaccacggagggaaggagggtgaaggtgaGCGTGGATGCGGTGAGGTGCTGCTACAAGGGCATGCACCGGGTGGAGCAGACGAGGGAAAAGGCTGGTGGCGCTGCAGACCGCCGCTGGAG gtACAACGAAGCGTGCCAGCCGTTCAACGCCAGCGGGACGGAGGTGCAGGAGGACGCGGCGCTCGTCGTGTGTAGCATCGGAGAGATCGTCGTTTACAAAAACGTCCATTACTTTTTCCGCAAGAGAGAGAATGCACCGGTTCCATCTGTCCAAGAGGGCGCTGAAAACCCACCTCTGGGAACGCCTGGTGCCACCCCCTCGTCCAGCGAGAggcaggggagggtggagggagccGAAAAGCTAAGCGTCATCTTCATCGGCACGGACGCCGCCTCGCGCCTCAACATGCTGCGCTTCCTGCCCAAGACCTACGAGTACCTGACGCAGGAGCTGGGCGCGCTGGACCTGCTGGGCTTCAACAAAGTTGGCCACAATACCTTCCCCAACCTCGTGGCCCACCTGGGGGGGTACTTCTCGGAGGAGGTGGACAAGACCTGCATCACTAAAAGCCGCCACCACGATGACTGCCACTGGGTCTGGAAGGACTTCAAGAGGAACGGCTACGTCACGGCGTATATGGAG GACGCCCCTGGGATGGGCACATTCCACTACCTCCGCCCGGGCTTCATCTCACAACCCACTGACTTCTACAGCCGCCCCTTCTTCCTCGCCTCGGCGAAGGAGATCGGGCAGGGCCGCAGGTGTCAGGGGTCGGAGCTCAGCCTCAAG GTGATTCAGGACTATTCCCTCGAGTTCTCACGAACCTTCCTCGACACGCCTTCCTTCGGCTTCTTCTGGTCGTCGAGCATCACCCACGACGCCGTCAATGCACTCCACCACGCCGACGAGCCCTACTTGCAGTACCTGATGGAGCTGGAGGAGATGGGCGCCCTCAACCACACCGCCGTTTTCTTCGTCAGCGACCACGGCATGCATTATGGCAAATTCAGGGCCACGTACATGGGCATGATGGAAGTGCGGTTGCCATACATTGTTATCTACCTCCCGCCCTGGTTCAGGAAGAA gtACCACCAAGCGTATGCCAACGTCGTGACCAACACGCACCGCCTCACAGCAAACTTCGACGTCCACGAGACCATGCTTGACCTCGCTTATGGCCGCTTCGCTGACCTCGACCACGTGACCTCCACGCCCTCAGAAGCCAGACGGGGCATCAGCCTCTTCAGG aGCGTGCCGTGGAACAGGACCTGCGCGGATGCCGCCATTCCACAGGACTTCTGCGCATGTCAGAACACAGTTGAGGTGGCCAAGGACGACCAGAGACTGTACCCCGCCGCAGAATTCCTCAGGGACTTCCTCAACGAGCTGCTGCGGCCTTACCCCCAGTGCGAGCAGTTCTCCAAG GTGGAGGTGAATTCGGCGCGCGTGTACCACATCGACGAGGAGCTGAAGCAGAAGGAGTTGCAGAGTGAGGTGCGGACCTACCTCCTGCAGGCGACCCTCAGCCCAGGGCGCGTGGTGGTGGAGGCCTCCCTCAGACACAGCCAGCAGGACAACGCCTTTAAG ATGCTGGGCTCGGTGTCCCGCGTAAGCAAGTACGGAGACACGAGTGGCTGCATCCGACATGACCTGCTGAGGCAGTACTGTTACTGCCGCGACCAAAAAAATGCCCAACGGCTCTTCAATGAGTTCCTCAAGATGCAGGACGGGGAGGAGGTCGGTGCGGCGCTCAGGAAAGGCGGGAGGAGGAATGCTGCGTGA
- the LOC127001523 gene encoding uncharacterized protein LOC127001523 isoform X7, whose translation MREVFHETLKDSGNTMATRQRLLQAVSPGLELGGAAWDGGRGWLHRAWRRVVGVCLFMVVASFSFFVVSSPYRARITDLTVLTLPKLSPRSPSPASQKDPRESFDLPKGFLVHSPSCSIPDLDPHDPSIKRLISHPKPIICRGPPAFTSARGATLHLHQDILLRHLHVIQQTYWDKLTTTTTTSVYPAAYSSSKALPSSSSSSSTTEGRRVKVSVDAVRCCYKGMHRVEQTREKAGGAADRRWRYNEACQPFNASGTEVQEDAALVVCSIGEIVVYKNVHYFFRKRENAPVPSVQEGAENPPLGTPGATPSSSERQGRVEGAEKLSVIFIGTDAASRLNMLRFLPKTYEYLTQELGALDLLGFNKVGHNTFPNLVAHLGGYFSEEVDKTCITKSRHHDDCHWVWKDFKRNGYVTAYMEDAPGMGTFHYLRPGFISQPTDFYSRPFFLASAKEIGQGRRCQGSELSLKVIQDYSLEFSRTFLDTPSFGFFWSSSITHDAVNALHHADEPYLQYLMELEEMGALNHTAVFFVSDHGMHYGKFRATYMGMMEVRLPYIVIYLPPWFRKKYHQAYANVVTNTHRLTANFDVHETMLDLAYGRFADLDHVTSTPSEARRGISLFRSVPWNRTCADAAIPQDFCACQNTVEVAKDDQRLYPAAEFLRDFLNELLRPYPQCEQFSKVEVNSARVYHIDEELKQKELQSEVRTYLLQATLSPGRVVVEASLRHSQQDNAFKMLGSVSRVSKYGDTSGCIRHDLLRQYCYCRDQKNAQRLFNEFLKMQDGEEVGAALRKGGRRNAA comes from the exons ATGAGAGAAGTTTTTCATGAGACACTGAAAGATAGCGGGAACACGATGGCTACCAGGCAGCGTCTCCTTCAGGCTGTGA GCCCCGGGCTGGAGTTGGGCGGGGCAGCGTGGGACGGTGGGCGTGGCTGGCTGCATCGGGCGTGGCGGCGAGTCGTGGGCGTGTGCCTGTTCATGGTGGtcgcatccttctccttcttcgtcgtcTCGTCGCCGTACCGTGCCCGCATCACTGACCTGA CAGTGCTAACGCTGCCAAAACTATCACCACGATCACCATCACCAGCCAGCCAGAAGGATCCTCGAGAGTCCTTCGACCTCCCCAAGGGCTTCCTGGTGCACTCCCCGAGCTGCAGCATCCCTGACTTGGACCCTCATGACCCCAGCATCAAGAGGCTCATCAGTCACCCCAAGCCC ATAATATGCAGGGGGCCCCCAGCCTTCACCTCAGCACGGGGCGccacccttcacctccaccaggacatcctcctccgccacctccacgTCATCCAGCAAACCTACTGGGAcaaacttaccaccaccaccaccacatcagtcTATCCAGCAGCCTACAGTTCATCGAAAGCAttgccatcatcgtcatcatcgtcatccaccacggagggaaggagggtgaaggtgaGCGTGGATGCGGTGAGGTGCTGCTACAAGGGCATGCACCGGGTGGAGCAGACGAGGGAAAAGGCTGGTGGCGCTGCAGACCGCCGCTGGAG gtACAACGAAGCGTGCCAGCCGTTCAACGCCAGCGGGACGGAGGTGCAGGAGGACGCGGCGCTCGTCGTGTGTAGCATCGGAGAGATCGTCGTTTACAAAAACGTCCATTACTTTTTCCGCAAGAGAGAGAATGCACCGGTTCCATCTGTCCAAGAGGGCGCTGAAAACCCACCTCTGGGAACGCCTGGTGCCACCCCCTCGTCCAGCGAGAggcaggggagggtggagggagccGAAAAGCTAAGCGTCATCTTCATCGGCACGGACGCCGCCTCGCGCCTCAACATGCTGCGCTTCCTGCCCAAGACCTACGAGTACCTGACGCAGGAGCTGGGCGCGCTGGACCTGCTGGGCTTCAACAAAGTTGGCCACAATACCTTCCCCAACCTCGTGGCCCACCTGGGGGGGTACTTCTCGGAGGAGGTGGACAAGACCTGCATCACTAAAAGCCGCCACCACGATGACTGCCACTGGGTCTGGAAGGACTTCAAGAGGAACGGCTACGTCACGGCGTATATGGAG GACGCCCCTGGGATGGGCACATTCCACTACCTCCGCCCGGGCTTCATCTCACAACCCACTGACTTCTACAGCCGCCCCTTCTTCCTCGCCTCGGCGAAGGAGATCGGGCAGGGCCGCAGGTGTCAGGGGTCGGAGCTCAGCCTCAAG GTGATTCAGGACTATTCCCTCGAGTTCTCACGAACCTTCCTCGACACGCCTTCCTTCGGCTTCTTCTGGTCGTCGAGCATCACCCACGACGCCGTCAATGCACTCCACCACGCCGACGAGCCCTACTTGCAGTACCTGATGGAGCTGGAGGAGATGGGCGCCCTCAACCACACCGCCGTTTTCTTCGTCAGCGACCACGGCATGCATTATGGCAAATTCAGGGCCACGTACATGGGCATGATGGAAGTGCGGTTGCCATACATTGTTATCTACCTCCCGCCCTGGTTCAGGAAGAA gtACCACCAAGCGTATGCCAACGTCGTGACCAACACGCACCGCCTCACAGCAAACTTCGACGTCCACGAGACCATGCTTGACCTCGCTTATGGCCGCTTCGCTGACCTCGACCACGTGACCTCCACGCCCTCAGAAGCCAGACGGGGCATCAGCCTCTTCAGG aGCGTGCCGTGGAACAGGACCTGCGCGGATGCCGCCATTCCACAGGACTTCTGCGCATGTCAGAACACAGTTGAGGTGGCCAAGGACGACCAGAGACTGTACCCCGCCGCAGAATTCCTCAGGGACTTCCTCAACGAGCTGCTGCGGCCTTACCCCCAGTGCGAGCAGTTCTCCAAG GTGGAGGTGAATTCGGCGCGCGTGTACCACATCGACGAGGAGCTGAAGCAGAAGGAGTTGCAGAGTGAGGTGCGGACCTACCTCCTGCAGGCGACCCTCAGCCCAGGGCGCGTGGTGGTGGAGGCCTCCCTCAGACACAGCCAGCAGGACAACGCCTTTAAG ATGCTGGGCTCGGTGTCCCGCGTAAGCAAGTACGGAGACACGAGTGGCTGCATCCGACATGACCTGCTGAGGCAGTACTGTTACTGCCGCGACCAAAAAAATGCCCAACGGCTCTTCAATGAGTTCCTCAAGATGCAGGACGGGGAGGAGGTCGGTGCGGCGCTCAGGAAAGGCGGGAGGAGGAATGCTGCGTGA
- the LOC127001523 gene encoding uncharacterized protein LOC127001523 isoform X10 — translation MVVASFSFFVVSSPYRARITDLTVLTLPKLSPRSPSPASQKDPRESFDLPKGFLVHSPSCSIPDLDPHDPSIKRLISHPKPIICRGPPAFTSARGATLHLHQDILLRHLHVIQQTYWDKLTTTTTTSVYPAAYSSSKALPSSSSSSSTTEGRRVKVSVDAVRCCYKGMHRVEQTREKAGGAADRRWRYNEACQPFNASGTEVQEDAALVVCSIGEIVVYKNVHYFFRKRENAPVPSVQEGAENPPLGTPGATPSSSERQGRVEGAEKLSVIFIGTDAASRLNMLRFLPKTYEYLTQELGALDLLGFNKVGHNTFPNLVAHLGGYFSEEVDKTCITKSRHHDDCHWVWKDFKRNGYVTAYMEDAPGMGTFHYLRPGFISQPTDFYSRPFFLASAKEIGQGRRCQGSELSLKVIQDYSLEFSRTFLDTPSFGFFWSSSITHDAVNALHHADEPYLQYLMELEEMGALNHTAVFFVSDHGMHYGKFRATYMGMMEVRLPYIVIYLPPWFRKKYHQAYANVVTNTHRLTANFDVHETMLDLAYGRFADLDHVTSTPSEARRGISLFRSVPWNRTCADAAIPQDFCACQNTVEVAKDDQRLYPAAEFLRDFLNELLRPYPQCEQFSKVEVNSARVYHIDEELKQKELQSEVRTYLLQATLSPGRVVVEASLRHSQQDNAFKMLGSVSRVSKYGDTSGCIRHDLLRQYCYCRDQKNAQRLFNEFLKMQDGEEVGAALRKGGRRNAA, via the exons ATGGTGGtcgcatccttctccttcttcgtcgtcTCGTCGCCGTACCGTGCCCGCATCACTGACCTGA CAGTGCTAACGCTGCCAAAACTATCACCACGATCACCATCACCAGCCAGCCAGAAGGATCCTCGAGAGTCCTTCGACCTCCCCAAGGGCTTCCTGGTGCACTCCCCGAGCTGCAGCATCCCTGACTTGGACCCTCATGACCCCAGCATCAAGAGGCTCATCAGTCACCCCAAGCCC ATAATATGCAGGGGGCCCCCAGCCTTCACCTCAGCACGGGGCGccacccttcacctccaccaggacatcctcctccgccacctccacgTCATCCAGCAAACCTACTGGGAcaaacttaccaccaccaccaccacatcagtcTATCCAGCAGCCTACAGTTCATCGAAAGCAttgccatcatcgtcatcatcgtcatccaccacggagggaaggagggtgaaggtgaGCGTGGATGCGGTGAGGTGCTGCTACAAGGGCATGCACCGGGTGGAGCAGACGAGGGAAAAGGCTGGTGGCGCTGCAGACCGCCGCTGGAG gtACAACGAAGCGTGCCAGCCGTTCAACGCCAGCGGGACGGAGGTGCAGGAGGACGCGGCGCTCGTCGTGTGTAGCATCGGAGAGATCGTCGTTTACAAAAACGTCCATTACTTTTTCCGCAAGAGAGAGAATGCACCGGTTCCATCTGTCCAAGAGGGCGCTGAAAACCCACCTCTGGGAACGCCTGGTGCCACCCCCTCGTCCAGCGAGAggcaggggagggtggagggagccGAAAAGCTAAGCGTCATCTTCATCGGCACGGACGCCGCCTCGCGCCTCAACATGCTGCGCTTCCTGCCCAAGACCTACGAGTACCTGACGCAGGAGCTGGGCGCGCTGGACCTGCTGGGCTTCAACAAAGTTGGCCACAATACCTTCCCCAACCTCGTGGCCCACCTGGGGGGGTACTTCTCGGAGGAGGTGGACAAGACCTGCATCACTAAAAGCCGCCACCACGATGACTGCCACTGGGTCTGGAAGGACTTCAAGAGGAACGGCTACGTCACGGCGTATATGGAG GACGCCCCTGGGATGGGCACATTCCACTACCTCCGCCCGGGCTTCATCTCACAACCCACTGACTTCTACAGCCGCCCCTTCTTCCTCGCCTCGGCGAAGGAGATCGGGCAGGGCCGCAGGTGTCAGGGGTCGGAGCTCAGCCTCAAG GTGATTCAGGACTATTCCCTCGAGTTCTCACGAACCTTCCTCGACACGCCTTCCTTCGGCTTCTTCTGGTCGTCGAGCATCACCCACGACGCCGTCAATGCACTCCACCACGCCGACGAGCCCTACTTGCAGTACCTGATGGAGCTGGAGGAGATGGGCGCCCTCAACCACACCGCCGTTTTCTTCGTCAGCGACCACGGCATGCATTATGGCAAATTCAGGGCCACGTACATGGGCATGATGGAAGTGCGGTTGCCATACATTGTTATCTACCTCCCGCCCTGGTTCAGGAAGAA gtACCACCAAGCGTATGCCAACGTCGTGACCAACACGCACCGCCTCACAGCAAACTTCGACGTCCACGAGACCATGCTTGACCTCGCTTATGGCCGCTTCGCTGACCTCGACCACGTGACCTCCACGCCCTCAGAAGCCAGACGGGGCATCAGCCTCTTCAGG aGCGTGCCGTGGAACAGGACCTGCGCGGATGCCGCCATTCCACAGGACTTCTGCGCATGTCAGAACACAGTTGAGGTGGCCAAGGACGACCAGAGACTGTACCCCGCCGCAGAATTCCTCAGGGACTTCCTCAACGAGCTGCTGCGGCCTTACCCCCAGTGCGAGCAGTTCTCCAAG GTGGAGGTGAATTCGGCGCGCGTGTACCACATCGACGAGGAGCTGAAGCAGAAGGAGTTGCAGAGTGAGGTGCGGACCTACCTCCTGCAGGCGACCCTCAGCCCAGGGCGCGTGGTGGTGGAGGCCTCCCTCAGACACAGCCAGCAGGACAACGCCTTTAAG ATGCTGGGCTCGGTGTCCCGCGTAAGCAAGTACGGAGACACGAGTGGCTGCATCCGACATGACCTGCTGAGGCAGTACTGTTACTGCCGCGACCAAAAAAATGCCCAACGGCTCTTCAATGAGTTCCTCAAGATGCAGGACGGGGAGGAGGTCGGTGCGGCGCTCAGGAAAGGCGGGAGGAGGAATGCTGCGTGA